From the Papaver somniferum cultivar HN1 chromosome 2, ASM357369v1, whole genome shotgun sequence genome, the window TTCTTTTATATACAACTCTAGGAATCTTGATGGACCACACATCCATGGATCGTAGACCCTGTAACATAATTATGTATGCAAATGAATATACGTCATATAAATTTTTATAATTTTAAATCTAAAATTTATGGGGTCAActtctttttaattattttgataTCTGCCCACAAAATCAATATATGAATTTAGATTTATAATACCAAATTTAAATCTTCAAATCATTAATTACCTAAAGTGTATCTGAGATTCCGAGTTCCCTATCCCTTTAAAAATCAAACTAATCAAAGGTTGTTGAGAAAAACCAATGCATTTGACAAGGAGCGTGGGGCGAAGGCCCGCCATACCCACCGACCCAGTCCGTAGCACGGGTTAGATACTAATACTATATAATTTCTCTTCAAGGCTCTAATAGAAAGCTTCAGTTATACAGTGACTTTACGACTTTGAATTGATACTTGAATTTTATTAACTTTCATTATCGTGCACAAAGCCCTTCGAGAGTTAACCCGTTAACACATGGatacaattaaaaaataaattaagctGCTAACAAAGCGAGAGACTTCAATTCAATGCTTTAGAATCCAGACGGGAGTATAATCCACACCATATTCCGGGACATCAAGAACAATATTTTTAGAAGCATCTTCGACATTATAGATTGCACACTTCTGATCACCCTTGTAATCTGCAATGCAGACTTTATTCTCCATCCCTTTTACGAAAGTAGAAAAAGAACCACATGGACCTGCGAAAAACGTAAAGTTACCCAAACTGGTAACCTTCTCTAAACGTACTCTCTTCTGATCATTCTCCTTGAACTTCAACTTGAAAACTCCAGTAAATTCACCACCCGGATCTCTTGTTACTGCAAAAACCTCTCCACCAGATGCCACTAAATACGCATTCCGAAGAACTGTAAACATATTAGTTACCGCTCTTGCAGTCCAAGTACGGGTACCGATGTCATAATGCCCAAACTTTCCTAGTGAATCAATACAATACACATGGCCATAACTGTATATAGCTTGCTTGACCGGAAGAATTGTTTTTGCCCAGTAAATCCACTTTGGGTTCTCCTTCTTTAAATCATCCATTTCTAAACGGTAGAAACTTCCATCTAGACATATCGTATAAAAGATGTAAATAACACAACTTGATGATGTAGGTGGATCAGTGAACACTGCAGAATTGATCATGAACTTCGGGTATGGAAGATTGATTCTCGAATGCGTAAAcgggttgaagaagaagaaacaccgACTTTTCCTTGATAAAAGCAGTAACCAACCATATGCAGATGCTATACATTGTACTGGGGATTGTAGTTCAGGTAACTTGCAAGGACTAAGGCTTCCTTCAACGGGATCATACATAACTTGTTTAGCGTCTTCCAGTAATTCTTCATGGAGGAACAACAATGGTTTCCTTCTCGGTGTAGAGTACCCTGACTTTGAACTGGAACTTGCACTTGCACTACCATATTGCTGCTCGAGAACGCCCATGATCTCTCTTTTTCTTGATTTCTCTTCCTCTCTACTATCTCGCTCTTTCTATGGTCATGTCATGTCATATCGATGCAAATATATTTATAGGCCATATTTAGGTTCCACAGTTGTATTGAAATAGGAGTTTTTGTAGTAAAAGGTTGAACagaaaataggaatttgtgattgCTATAAATAATTACCTAGTAGTTTAAAAATTGTTGCAGAAGAAAACAGTAACCGAAAAGAGAAAGCAAACGGAAGCAAAAATAACATAATTTACAAAATTATCATCTCAATTAGAAGATGAATACAGTTTGAATCGATTGATTCAATTGACAGAGACTTGaagaaaaacaattgaaaattctcGGGTTTTTTTACTTTTCAAAATTCACAAGGATACTCCTTCACAGAAGGACTTTAATTACATGCACAATTCCAATGTGGTATATGTATTTTCTGAGGTTTTAGAGACTAATTACTCATGAGCTCAGGGTGACTCAGGCCGACGAACTGTTACACTTGGGTCAATTGGTTCACCGGCAACCGGTTGAGTGAAACCTCGGCCACCAAACATTGGACGCATAAATGAATCATCGTACTTACGCCAGTAATGGTGTACCGTAGATGTAGCGGAGAGTTGCCTATCAAGTCTTGGTTGTCTAGGTCCGTTTTGACTCTCCCCTTCCATCTGATCAATAAGCACATTTTGAGTCCCTGCTTCCGTCTGACCAGATTCCAAATTTTGCTCGTTAACTAAGAGTGGGAATGTTAAGGTTGATTCTGGAGTTTTAAAATTTGGAGTTGTTGGCCCCGACGATAAGTTCCTTGCCAACTTTTTCTGAGGTATTAAGAGTATTATCAGGGGCTTAGTCAGCAATCCGAATACCTGAGTCACAAAATAACCAGCAAAGTGAGAACTTGGGTTGGATAATCTCAAAAATCATGGCACTGGAAGTAGTAAAGAAATGAAATAGCTTACCACTGTTGTGAAAAGAACGACACTTATAGTGCTCGTGATCATAATAGCAGTTCCTTGCGTTTGATTGTAGCCTTCGCGTGCAAACTGCAGCACCAGATTAAGGGATGTGTATAAGTTGAATAGGTTGACTAGTTATATATGGTCTTTTAGTGGTTTAGGTCAATTACCTGTTTATAAGCAAGTGCAACAGATACGGCACCTCTGATCAGACCAGCCCACCATATAATTACCTGCAGGATTATAGATAGGGGTTTTGCACATTAGTTTGTTCAGTTAGGACAAAGAAACATAAAACCACGACATCGGACAACTTACTTGCTGCTTTATGTTAATTTTGTCTTCTGGCGCTTTTTTAGTTAAGTTGTTTAAGAAGGAAAGAGGGAAAACAGAAGCTGCTCGTCCAACTCCAGCCAGACCTAGCAATATTGCGCTAACCCCAATCGATTTTCCAGGACTGCAGAAACATATTATGGTTACTTAGCTGTATTTCGGATGATTTTGGAGTGATTAAAACCAGATAAGTATTAAATGAAATTATCAAGAGAGATCAAGTTTGACAAGGAATAAGTTAGGCCATAAATGTTGAGGTTCTCATGGCTTAATAGGAAGTACCTTGTACTAACAACTTTCCATCTCTCAATATCCAAAGCATCCATACCAACGTATAAGAAGATAAATATTTCAGCAATGAATGACATCGTCGCAAAAGTATGCCTACAAATAGTAGAAAGGAGGAACAGCTATATAGATTGATCAATTGTCAAGAGCATGGGATAAAGAACATGAATGACTTCAAACAAATATTATGTACAATCAACCTACTTGGTAGTGATTCTTGAATTATCAGTCACGTTATGCCATGTATAATGCGACATGACTATTCCACAAAAGAATACCGTGAGAATAGCACTTAATTCAAATAACTGCAATGATAAATAAAAGTTTAACCAATATTACAAACAACAAACATAAGTTTCAACATCAACCTAAAGTTAGCACAAAACACTAACCTCAGCCATCATATAGGAAAGGTAAGCCATAAGTATCATAATTGCAACCTCCCGGTCAGTTGAGTGCCTGATATGCAtgacaaaaaagaaacaattaagTGCTAAAAATTTGTATCAATAGAACTGTTAAGATAAGGAAGAGTCTCAGACCTGccaaaatacaattttttgataATGTACGCGCTAAGAAGTCCGGCCTGTAGGAGAAAGGAACAAAAACTTCAGCAGATGTTCAATGGCAACAACATAATAGGACTTTAGATGAAGCGTACAACACATGTTCATATAACAGGAGAAACTTACAAACACCCCAAGCAATGTGCTTATGATAAACAAATATAAGAAGTTGCCTAGGAGCTGCAATGCAGTAGTTGAGCTAATGTGACTGAGATCAAAGCTCTGGATTGCATTAAAGAGCACCACAGACGTGGCATCATTAACGACACCTTCTCCAAAAACCAAACTGTATAAAAAAGGTGTCTCATTCTGGTTAAGCACCTGTAAAAGAAAATGGCAACTTGTTTAAACTGCAGGACCTTCTATTGTTTTTGTCTAAACAAAAGCAAAGCATTTCAAATCTTTCCATACCTGCAAGGTGCAAACAGAGTCGGTGGCCGAAAATATCGTTCCAATTGCTGCAAGTAGCAAGAAGGGAAAAGAAATTATAGCATACAAGATCAGAAAAATATCACAagcttaaaaagattgaaattaaAAGAGAGTACCAAGATAGTCGCCTAACTCCAAACCACCTATATCCATCTTTTTGAATATTTGAGCAGCACCTGTATTACAAACATTGATAGATAATGTCAATAAACTCTTAACATGTGCCAGTATCAAAATTCATACTATTCGACCCAAATACTAGAATGTACCCTTCAGTGATCTATAAATCATACTTGACACTCTTTCCTTcgatgaaataaaggcttttaaTGAGCTCGAACAAATAAACTAGGTCATGCTGCTCATTTTTTCCCTCCACCTAGCAAGCACGTCAAGATTTGCTCTTTCTAAGTAAGTACTACCTGCTTATTTTTTAAAATGAGGCAAGTACTACTGTACACCCATTAGGTGCACGCCTATAAACATCTAGTAACCACAATTAAGAAGTAAGAACATAATAGATGCAACATACCAAATGAAACGATCGCAAAGGATAAAAATGTCCCAACAGCACCAAACAGCATAATTTTCACGAAATTTCGAAAGAAATGTTTCTTCTTGACCTGAAATCTACAATATAATCATACAAAGAAAGCACACTCAAGTCATATTAATGGAACTATACATACGTGACACACGTCTGAATAATACAATTGAGAATCATATCGGGATGAATCAAAAACAGTATTCAAAATGTAAAAAACACAACTAACCCAGCATTAAAGATAATAGGCGGAAGAAGATATATAAAGAAAAGATCTTCACTAAACATTAAGAGATGAGAACTTGTTCCTCCTGTAGTTAATAGAATCACAAATCCTGTACATAATCCCTGCAATCATCGAACAAATTACTTGATTATCATAACAGAAGAACACAACTATAACTGAACTACAAAGAGCATAATACTACTTACAATTGCAATAGCGGTAATCGACTCGTTCATCCATCGATTCTCTTCTAATAAATGACCAATCACGATACAAGCACAAAGAAGTGTTACAAATAAGTTAATGGATACTACACCAGCATATTCTGTTTGCAGCTTCAATAAGTCCAACATGGCTCTGTTTCACTCTCTTTTCAACCAAACTTTCATATAATCAAAGAGAATTAACctataaaaactcaatcaaacgaAAACCCCGACAGGGTTTTGCTAATTCTACTGATCTTGTTCTTTAAACAGAATGAAAAAGAAGATCGCTTGCTTCAAAATTTGAACAAGAAAAACTGAAATATCCTCTGTTTTACTCTGATTTTTTAGGAAATGGAAAGTGAAATTGACTTAAATTGTGAAGCTTACGAATAGTTGAAAAGGGAAATTGAATAGAAAATCTAGAGAACTTTGGAAAGTAATCAGAATTGGGTAACAAAATAGAGTCAAAGCTGTGGAGAGAGAGGAAACTATTATTATCGACAGAGAGAGTGGAGATGAGAGTCATGAGACAGAGAAAGTTAAAAACTTTTTGAGTTGCAAAATGTACGCAACCAATTATGCAAATGATTACATATCTTCttggaatttttttattttaagaaaatacctacAAAGCATGAATTTAATTACTATAATTATATAGTCTCATTAAGCTTGCCCAGATCCAATTAAGTCAAGTTTTGTATTATTGCGAAGTAGTTATAAAACGACAAAGGAAAACTGTTAAGAAGGGGGAGGATCCCATTATTTGAATGCACTACTAGTATTCTCTTTAGTCGATCCAACTGTCAAAATTGCTTAGGATTTTTTTTGTCTTATATGAAATCCTATCAGCTCCTAGTAGTACTTGTATTCTCTTTATAAATCATGGAGGATCCAATGACACGGTTGGAGACTTACAGTGACATTTGATTAACATTTTGACGTAatttttcttataatttttttttctttgataaaaGTTTCGTCATTTCATTCATATCTTCAAAATGGATTATATGATAGTTAAGAACATCAAGAACAAAATTATAAGTAATAAAAACTACATTCAAATATTCCTTTAAGAAGATAGTTGGAATACCGAAAAAATTTTCAAATACATGTagagatccgattaaatcggaaagAGGATGGTGATTGGAATAAAACCCCACCATTTGATAGATATTCTTCTTAAGAAAGAGATGATTGTCAAAACAAGAGAGTGTGATGCCCATATTAATCTTGACAATTTCTAAAACCAACGGAAATCTTAAATCTCTATTGTTGAAAAAGAGATTCAATTTTTG encodes:
- the LOC113352573 gene encoding F-box protein At4g00893-like, with product MGVLEQQYGSASASSSSKSGYSTPRRKPLLFLHEELLEDAKQVMYDPVEGSLSPCKLPELQSPVQCIASAYGWLLLLSRKSRCFFFFNPFTHSRINLPYPKFMINSAVFTDPPTSSSCVIYIFYTICLDGSFYRLEMDDLKKENPKWIYWAKTILPVKQAIYSYGHVYCIDSLGKFGHYDIGTRTWTARAVTNMFTVLRNAYLVASGGEVFAVTRDPGGEFTGVFKLKFKENDQKRVRLEKVTSLGNFTFFAGPCGSFSTFVKGMENKVCIADYKGDQKCAIYNVEDASKNIVLDVPEYGVDYTPVWILKH
- the LOC113350196 gene encoding sodium/hydrogen exchanger 3-like, with the protein product MLDLLKLQTEYAGVVSINLFVTLLCACIVIGHLLEENRWMNESITAIAIGLCTGFVILLTTGGTSSHLLMFSEDLFFIYLLPPIIFNAGFQVKKKHFFRNFVKIMLFGAVGTFLSFAIVSFGAAQIFKKMDIGGLELGDYLAIGTIFSATDSVCTLQVLNQNETPFLYSLVFGEGVVNDATSVVLFNAIQSFDLSHISSTTALQLLGNFLYLFIISTLLGVFAGLLSAYIIKKLYFGRHSTDREVAIMILMAYLSYMMAELFELSAILTVFFCGIVMSHYTWHNVTDNSRITTKHTFATMSFIAEIFIFLYVGMDALDIERWKVVSTSPGKSIGVSAILLGLAGVGRAASVFPLSFLNNLTKKAPEDKINIKQQVIIWWAGLIRGAVSVALAYKQFAREGYNQTQGTAIMITSTISVVLFTTVVFGLLTKPLIILLIPQKKLARNLSSGPTTPNFKTPESTLTFPLLVNEQNLESGQTEAGTQNVLIDQMEGESQNGPRQPRLDRQLSATSTVHHYWRKYDDSFMRPMFGGRGFTQPVAGEPIDPSVTVRRPESP